TATCCGAACTACAGGTTCCACGGGGAGCATGTGTACACGAACAAGCCTCCGGCCAGCGCTATGCGTGGTTTCGGTGCTCCTCAATCGCTGTATGCGACGGAAATCCAGATGAACATCGCAGCAGAAGATCTCGGGATCGACCCCGTCGATCTCAGGCTCAAGAATGCCCAGGTAAGCGGAGACAAGATTCCCGACGTTGCAACCATTTCCAGTTGCGGCTTCGTGGAGTCCATACAAGCAGTGGCTGAGATGAGCGGATGGAAAGAGAAACGGAAAAACCTCAAGCCTGGGCAGGGTATGGGCATCGGTTGCTACAGTTTTATCTCCGGTGGAGTGTTCAACTGGTTCAACACGCAATATCCGTTTTCTGCAGCAGAAGTAAGAGCATTTTCCGACGGCACCGTGCATCTGCTCACCATGGCTTCCGACATAGGGCAGGGCTCGGACACGGTCCTGAAGCAGATATTGGCAGAGGAACTCGGATTGACCATGGCTGACATCCGCATGACTTCTGCGGATACCTCCATGACCCCACAAGGCGACCTTGGCACCTGGGGAAGTCGTGTTACCTTAATGGCAGGAAACGCCGTACTCGATGCAGCAAAGAAGATCAAAGAGCAGCTTTTCGGTGCGGTATCGGCAAGATTCAATCTCAATGTGGTTCATGAGATCGAATGCAAAAACGGACGGGTGCAGTCCAAGGCGAGACCCGATTATGGCATGTCATTCGGAGACGCTGTGGCCATGGTCCAGAAGGCCAACAGAGGGGAGCCGTTATTCGCTCGCGGTTCGTACACTCCAAGGGACAAAGGCCTGGTGACTCCAGCATTCGGATTCGGCGCCCAGGTGGCTGAGGTGGAGGTTGACCGAGAAACCGGCCTGGTGGAAGTCAAGCAGATGTGGACAGCTCACGACTGCGGAACGGTAGTGAATCCGAGAAGCGTTGAAGGACAGCTCGCGGGATCCATTCAAATGGGATTGGGATATGCGCTTTCAGAGCAGTTCGTCATGGACAAAGGGACAACCCTGAATCCGAACTTCGTGGATTACAAGATGCCTACTGCAGCAGATATGCCGCCCAGTGAGGTGGTCCATATCGATACGTACGAACCGGAAGGACCGTTTGGTGCCAAAGAGTGTGGAGAAGGCCTTGCATCTCCCACTGCTCCTGCGATCTCGGACGCTGTGTACCATGCGACGGGGTACAGGTGTAAAAACTTACCGATAACGCCCGAGAAAATTCTGCAAGCGCTGGGTGAGAAAAAATAGTCTCTGTAAAACCATTTTGCATTCAAGAAGAATGATTGCACTGACCTGCTCCGCAGGTCAGTGGCACCCCTGTATCCGGACTCCATGTCAATCTTGTGTGCCACGGATCTGCCCTGCGGGTCCGTGTTGCCGCCTCAAAGAGAACTATCTTTGCAGGTCCGTATTACCCCCCTTTCGTAAAGGAGGGCTGGAGGGATTTGAATCGGACAATACTTTTGGCAAACATTACAAATACTATTTGCTCTTCGGGAGTCCTACGCTCTGAGCAGCCATAATTCGTTGATTCGGCTTCAGTTTTAGGGCTGCACCTAATTTCGGTTTGTCGATGGACACCCTGAATCCGGTCGGTAATCCTTCGGATGCGCAATACAGATAAACGTTTTCCGCTATGAAGCCGGTGTCCATTCCTGCCAACACCATCTTGATTCCTTCGTCTCCTTCCATCTTGTCCAAATCCGCGACGAAGACGAGGTGAATGGGTGCATCCTTGAATCTGTCCTGCGTGTACGTCAGAGAACAATTATCACCCGATACTTTCGGCTCCAACGTATTTTTCTTGGCATCATAGAGGTAAATCCCCTGTTTCATCGCAACATACAGATCTGTCTCTTGCCAATTCTTGGCACTGGGAGCAGTGCGACGACCGTCTCCACGATTTATGCCCCATGCAGCCCAAAGCAAATTTGAGAGCACCTGTTCCGAGAGCTCGCCACTGTATTCCCGAGTGGTTTTTCTGTCTTTGAGCGCCTGCACCAAAGACTTGCTCGGATCGAGCCTGGGCTCGGGTAGTTGAATAGGTTTCAACTCTTGAGCAAATGCAGAAAGGCACAGCCCTATGACAAACACCAGACTCATTGAAGTTACAATAAGGAGTCGATATTTCATTGAATCCTCCGTGTGAGACCATGTTTTTGGTGGAGAAAGTCTCACCTCTTTTTTCAGCCCTACCATGAAGTCCCGCTGTTCGCAAGGGACGCCTACAAGCATCTATTGCGATTACTGAAATGGAAGTTCCTGCCGACACGAAACTGGTGCGCGTCCCATAAACGTTAAAGTAAGAGCATCCATTTTCAACTTTCCTGGTGGGGGTCGGCGTCTCTGCCGACCCATGTTGATGGAAAACGCCCGCAAACAGCTAGGATCTACCATTCAGCAACTAACAAAAATAAATAAGCCCCCGGCTTTGCCGGGGTGAACCCTTTAAGGTTTGACCGTGCGAGGCAGTAGAGAGCAACCTCCCAGAACACACCAAGTTTCAATTCTGGGAGGTTATGATGAAAGATTATCAAAGCCTAAACCACACGAAATGGGATTGCAAGTATCATGTGGTTTTCATTCCGAAGCGGCGCCGGAAGCAGATCTATGGGGCACTTCGGAAGCACCTTGGAGAGATGTTTCATGATTTGGCTCGACGGAAAGAGTCGAGGATAATCGAAGGGCACCTGTGTTCGGATCACGTCCACATGTGCGTCAGTATTCCCCCGAAGTTTGCCGTATCCAGTGTGATCGGATACATCAAGGGAAAAAGTGCGATCTCAATCGCAAGGAACTTCACGTCGAGAAAGAGGAATTTCACGGGAGAGAGCTTCTGGGCAAGAGGGTACTATGTCTCGACTGTGGGATTGGACGAAGAGTCCGTCAAAAAGTATATCCGTGAGCAGGAGGCGGAAGATGCCCGGCTGGAGCAACTCAATATGCTCCATGCGGAGACGCCCCCTTCAGGGGGCTCATGAACATGCCCCTTTGAGGGGCTAACAGGAATATGCCCCCGGCTTTGCCGGGGGTCATTTAACTTAATCCTTGTCATTGCGAGGAGCGCAGCGACGTGGCAATCGCCCGGGAGTCAGGTCCTTAATGTCAGGCGATTGCTTCGCTTCGCTCGCAATGACAGTTATTCAGACACCCTGGCAAAAATGATGCGGTTCCCTTTGATCAGCACATCCTGCGCGGGGGATTCTTATTTTAGCGCCTACGGGTGCACGTCTCAATCGAACACCTCTCTTGCTATATTCTCGCATGCAGTGTTATTGTTTTCTCAATAACAGCCAAACGGTGGACGACATATGACACAGCACAATCACAAGCATCCAAGATCGCACGATCACACACAAAATGACGAAGAAGACTCCTGGAAATTTCATAAAGACTGGCGGGTATGGCTGGTGGTAGGTATGATGCTTGCCGCAATGTGTATTTACGTTCTCACGCTTGATGAGTCGGTCGTGCCGGCTATCATGAGACAGTAAGGCCGAATCGATCGGTTGATTATGACGGCGTTCTTCTCCTGAAGAGAGCTAACCAATATTCGGTTTTGGGAGGATAGGTGAGATTTGTTTGTCCAAGATCGTAGACTGTAGGGCTGGGAGGAACGATCTTTACAGTTCCCACCAATTCACAGAAATCTTTCGTGTACTTCTCGAACCACCTCAGTATGAACCTGTCCGACCGGTTAGTCCATCCCCACGATGTGCTCACGTGAACGTAAAGAAGATATTTCGGCTTTGACTCAACAATTTCCCTTGCCATTTCACGCTGCAATTCACTCGCGAACGGATGTCCTTCAGTAAGTGGATAAGTGTAGATGAAGCCGGTAGCCGACTTTCTTTGCGAGTAGAAAAATATCTGGGGCTCCGAACCCAGCACTGCGACGGTATCGTCCGGGGATGTGTTTTGTGCCAGATAGTCAGCTACAATCAGGGATTCAGGGAAGGGATTGGCTCCATGCACCATGCGGGAAGCAGTGGAAGAGTCAGACTGGAATAAGAACTGCCTGCAGGAATAACAAACCCAGGATACCGCCACGATTGTTATGATCCCCACAAGCGCACCAGCAACGGGAACGGAGATCTTCTCCTTGGCGGATTTCCACAGCGCGGACACGGTCACTCCGGCGCAAATGGAAATAGCGGGTACAAGCAGAATGAAATAGTGGGATCTGAAATAGAGTCCCGGGCACACCGATGCCACGGAAAACAAAAGAAAAGCTATTGCCGGTACCGATCTGTTGTCGCTTCTAACACGGACAAGCATGTACAACAGCCCAGTAACGGCCAGCAACCATATGACGAAGGCATTTGCAACAGTCTCCCGGTGATTATAAACAAGAATATCGGGAACCATGCTGAGAGGGATCTGGGAAACGTATTCCCGGGCATAAGTCACGGTCCAAAACCAGAACCTATCGAATACCCCGGCTTTCCACATAATTACGCATAACAACAGATAGGGTAGGGCAGCTCCCACTACGAAGATCAGCACGTGTAGAAGAGATTTACGAAAAGTTGAATTCGATCTTCGCCACTCGGTCACAACAATGGTAAACACGCCAAAGAGAATAAAAAAAACACCATGCTGCTTTATCGTGAACCCGAGTCCCATCAGAATTCCAGCAGCAAGGAAAGCAAGCCGTTTGCCTGAATCCAGGGCGTAGAACAGGAGGAGGATTCCCCCCAGAGCCGGCAGCAGGACAAAATGCTCTGAATTCGCAAAAACCCCGTCAACATCTGGGCTCAAAGACAGAATAGCAAAGAAGATTGCTCCACAGAACCCGGTCATATCGTCCCAGAGCCTGCGACCGAGGAACAGAACCAAAATGCAGGTAGCCACATTGACGATCAGTAAACCAAGATGAATGGCAACATGCGTCTGTCCGAGAAGCGCCATGATCGCAGCATAGGCCATGTAAATGCCGGGAAGTTTCATGTTGTAAGCTCTGGAAAACGGTGCAATGCCTTCCAACATCAGTTGACCGGCATAGGCATATTCTCCTTCATCACGTTCCAACGGAATGTCGCTCAGGTGAATGCGAACTCCAACCACCAGAATCAACACGAGACCAAGCGCGAGAATTCCCCATCGGCTTCCGAGGATTCCTTGAGCAGCGTTTTGCTTGCTATTCGATTCGATTGTCCTCGCGGTTTCTGCAACCATTCTCGTCATCTCATTCTCAGGATTATTCTATTTCAGAAATGCGGCAGTACCGGCATCTCCATCGTTCGACGTCCGTGACCGGTTGTAGGATAGCTCCTGTTTTTGACCGTATCTTACCGTTTGCTTCGTAGTCAACGAAAATTCGTAGGATTCCGCCCAGACCAGCAGTCTCTATCTGGCAAAAATCATTAATCGCTTGTCAATTTGCCGATCTTGATCTATGTGTTAAATGCGACAGAAGCCCTTTTCAGAAGTTGCGTTCACACAGAATTTACCAATGTCGGACGGGGAAAAAGTCACCATGGGCTCGAAAAAAAATGCTTCAGACAAGAATCCAAAATCCGGAACACCTGGGAAAACGACAGGTCGTGCGAAACAGCAGAAAGTACTCTCCGAAGCCGAATTACAGGCCAGACTGCTCCAGGTGCTCGAAAAGCAGGAAGAACGAGGATTCACGTGTGGTGAGCTCTCCAAGAAGTGCGGGTTGGATTGGCGTCGAGGACTCGCTGTAAAACTGGGAGCGAAGAAGCCCGAGGCAGGTTCTCAGGATGTCCAATCATTTGTATACGATCTCTGGAGAAGAGGGCTCGTGTTCTCGGAACCACCGGGAAAAGGCAAGCGATCATGCAGATTCTGGTCCATGATTGGTGCTAGAGCTCACTTTCCCCTGGCATTTCCGTCATCGGCTGCCCAGATGTCGGAGCCAAATGCATTGTCCGTAGATCGTTTGAAAAGCGCTTATGACAAATTCGTGCCTCAGCATTTGGGCGGATTCGTTCCAATATACAAGGTGCGTCGTGAGCTGGAGGCATTCAAGGAAGAGTTTGACACTCTTCTCAGGAACTTGAATGAACGGGACGAGCCTGTACTGGAACTTTTGGGAGGAGACCCGCAAAAATTTACCGACGACCAGAAGAACGATTCTTTTCGGCGTGGAGATCATCTGTTCCTCCGCATGAGGTGGAGGGAAACATGAAACCGAAATCCCCTGACCTGCCTTTCGATCCGTTTGCCGCGCGAGCTGTGGGCGATCCCTGGAGATCTCCCGAACCTGATATAGCGACGGTGAATGCGCAGCCGTTCGAGAGCATCATTAAACTCCTCGGGCAAATTCATAAGACTCCAAACCTTTCCGCATTGGTTTTGGGAGAAGCTGGGAGCGGGAAGAGTCATTTGATCAAACGACTTATGACTGCTCAAGGGAACAAGCTCATTTTTGTTTACGTACACCCGATGAAGAATCCGGTTACCATGTTCAGTAACCTGTTGGAGCGGGTCATGACCAATCTGGATTGCTCGCCCATGGGATTGGATGCTTTCTTCGGATGCACTCAACTGGACCTCATTGTGGCCAATGTGATCATTGCCGCTCTTGAAGAAAACCTGAAGGGTGGTCAGGTCAAGATTCCCCCACACTCTTTGAAAGCTTTGAAAGCCAATCCCGTCAAGATTTTTCAGCAGCAGAAGAACATGGCGAAGTGGGCCAAGATCTTGTCGAAGACCGAGGAGTTTCTTGCCTCGAAGCTTCCGAAAGACCTCATTTCCAAGATGGTCCTTAAGTTGCTCTTTCATTATCTGGACGACTCCAAGAGAACCATAGTGCAATATCTCCTGAGCGGTTATCCTCCCGATGAAGACGATGCGAAAGCGCTTGGCATAAGGTTCCACGAGATCGATCTCACCATAGAGGCGCAGGAGGAAAGGTCCAAGCAGATCTTGAAAGCCATCGGCAGACTGTTGAGATTCTACCGCCCCATGATCCTTTGTTTCGATCAGTTGGAAAACCTCGATACGACGGCGCTGATCAGTTCCTTCGGAAAGTTGATCTCCGAGATAGTGAATGAAGTCGATAATATCTTGCCCATTGCGTTCATGCGTCCCGATACTCTTGAGTCCGGTTTTTCTGAAGAGAACCTTGATAAAGCAGCACGAGACAGACTTACATCCGAAGTGATCCCCCTTCAAGGGTGCAATTTGGAGCAAGCTTTGGATATCATTAAGGCAAGACTTAATTGGGCTTTTGAGGGATCTTCACAGGCACGCCCCAATCCGTTTTATCCATTCCAGGAGGAAGTGCTTCGCACAGAAATTCTGAAAGACGGAAACACTCCGAGAATGGTTTTGACAACTGCCAGCAAACTGATGGGCCACAAGTTTGTTCCCGAAGATCCTGTCGCGATCGTCAAGAAGTGTTTTCATGCCGAGCGGGAGCAGTTATTGGCAGCCCCCAACAAAGAGCCGTTCGCAAAAGATACCATAGTGGAAGCTCTGCATCTTTATTTCGGCAAGCTGAAGAACAACCTGGAATACGAGATAATTCATTTTGGGCAGGACAAGAATGTCGACCTGCGTCTGGAGATCAAGCGGCTCAAGAATAAGGCCGAGAAACGAAAGCTCGATATTGCGGTGGAAACATCCTCCCACGGAAAAACATTGATCAAGAATCTCGGGAACCTTATCACCAGGATCCAAACCGGCAATACGGATGTAGCGGTTTTCCTCCGGGATGCCGACAGCCCCATACCGCCTGCTCCGAACAAAATGCCCAAGACTGTGGAACAACTCAAGATATTTGAGGATTGCGGCGGAACCAAGCTATATGTGGATTACAGTCAGTTGGCCGATCTCTATGCGCTTGTGTACACGAGAAACAAAATTCCTCCCGGCGACTTGTCATATGTGTCCAACGATCGCGGAGATCGCAAGGTCGTGAGCATGGAGGATTTCGCATCATTTTTGACAGCCCACTATAAGTCTTCATTCCTGGCAAATATTGAAAAAAAGTTCTTAACGGGAAAAACCAGCCGATCCAAACCTCCTCCCGGAATTACTCCTGAACAAGGAGGAGAAATCGTTTCCCGCATCATAGAGGTGCTCGATCGTCCTCCGTACAAGTTCAAGCTGGAACAGATAGCATCCCATCTCCAAAAGCAGAAAGGCGCCGGACAGATTACGCTGGATCAACTCGCTGTGGTCATAAGCCAGCACAATAACGTAATCGGATATTACGCAGTTACTCCTCCTATCTATTTCCTCAAGTAAAAGGTGCGCATGATACTGTGGCCCACCCATATCAGGAGAGCGTGTCTTTGCCCCAGGATACTGGTGGATGAATATAAGAGCCGCCGCAAGCATAAGCTGTTTCAAGATGAGCTTGTGCTTCCGGGAGCATTCTTTCATGATTCTGTGGCGGGACCCATGTTCCAGGCTATAGCATCCGGAAAAGATGGCGATCTCACGGAACTCCTGGAATCGAGTGGAAAGGATCGGCAGGACTTCAATGTGCAATTATGGGCCCATCTGGACAGGAAATATCTCACTCCAGCTTTCTTCTCCAGGTCAAAGCCCAAAAATCTCTCCGGAGATCATATCCTGATATTTGCTCGCGGCCTGGGAAAATTGTCCGAATTTCTTGCTGAGGAAATCTTCAGCCAAAGACCTCTTTTCAAAACGTCCGCTGACACACTGAAATCCCTTTTTCTGCCGCCGGAAAAGAAGATGAGCAAGAGATTGATTACGGAATCCGGCGTTTCTCTTACTATCCGCGGAAAATACGATGCATTGCTCTTTGATGCAAAAGATCAAGAATTCGTCGTGTTGGAATTTAAGTGCAAGAGTGATTACGAGCTGATCGGAGATCTTGAGCAGGTGTCAACGTATGCCTGGATGATTCGGGAGACTTCGGGAATTCCTGCACGGGCCGTGATTTTTTATCTGGGACAAGAACCCGAAGTAAAACTCTTCACGAGTCAGATGTTGGAAGAAGCATTCCAAGTAAGCCTAAAGCTCATAAATGAAATGGGGAATTGGCTCAGTGCAGCAAATCTACCGAATGCAGGAATTCCTCCTACCACAGTGGAAGGTCTCTGCGGAATATGCTCACTGAGAAGCGATTGCGATAAGCGGTTTGGTGCCAGAAATCCTCAGCTAACCGAGCGATTGCGGAGCAGGGTAGAGAGAGAAGCTCAAAAAGAGATACGCAGTGAAGGGATCTTAATCGGGAAGACGTTGGAAGATGAAGCGTCTCCGGTCTATTGGAATCCGTTCACCGGCGATCCTCGTCTTGCAAACGGACACATGCTGGTTGTAGGGACCTCCGGGTCCGGCAAGACACAGGTTTTGAAGTCTCTCATTAGTGAAGTCGTTCACAAGAATTTGATTCCCATAGTTTTCGATTTTAACAACGACTACGTTACACCTGAATTCCTGCAACGCCACAACATGGAAGCCCATTATCCGGGAGACGGCTTACCGCTCAATCCTGTGGAACTCGTTCCCGATCCTCTAACAGGGAAGATTCAGCTTGCCAGTGGAGTTTTCTCGACTGCGGGGATACTGAAAAGAGTGTACGGACTGGGAGTTCAGCAGGAAGCAAACCTTCGAGCCGCAATGATCGAATGTTACGCAGATCGTGGGATTACCAAGGAGACAACGGAAAAGCCTCCGTCAGGATACCCTGCGTTTGAGGAGCTCGAATCCAAAATCCTGGAGCTTCCCAATCACACTGCTTTGCTGAACAGACTTTCACCGATTTTCAGTCTCAACCTGTTTTCAGGCTCCAGAGACGATGAAGGTTTTGACGATTTCATCAAATCGCCTAAAGTGATCAGGCTTGCTCCTTTGCCCACGGAAGAAGTCAAGCTCGCAGTTGCGGAATTCGTATTGCTCAAACTCTACAATCATTTTGTCAGCCAACCCCATCGGACTCATCCGGTGATGGCCGTTATCGTAGATGAAGCACACAAATTGAGCGGCTCGGAATCTATCGTAAAGCTTTTTCGTGAAATCCGGAAATTCGGGGTGGCCATGATTCTCTCTTCACAAAAGGCGAAGGATTTTCATTCGGACATTCATGCCAACGCCGCTTCAGGATTATTTTTGAAGAACTCGGAAATAACGGACAGGAAATACATTGCCGATCAACTCAAAGGATCGGATAAGCACAAAGAAGAGATCATAAACATTCTGGGATTGCAGAAGACATTTGAAGGGCTCTTTCGCAACGATCATTACACCCCCTTTGTGAGATTGAGGGTAATTCCCTATTTTGAGAAATTCGAGTCCACGAAATCGGAATCCTGATATTAAGAATTCGTGACGCATTGATTCTTCAGCGCGATTTATACGGATTTGCATTCAGAGAGAGAGCAAATTGGTGCTATAGTCAGTGCCAAAAATTCTGTCGTTTATCCCTCGTGTGAATTACAGGATATTGGTAGGGACCGGCGTCCCTGCAGGTTCATTCTATCGATATCATTGATCATATTTAAGATGTGCCGGCACGGAGGCACGGCACCTACCAATCTTCCTAATCTTCAATCGGTCACTAATTTTGGCAACTGATATAATACTAATGCAAATCAGTATAACTCCGATCCAGAATCTTCCGCACTTCTCGCAACAATTCTCTCAACCTGAAGGGTTTAGCTACGAACCCTCTTGCCCCGAGTTCAAAACACTCTTTTATGGTAGAATCCGCCGAGCTGCCGCTGGCAACGAGAATTCCGGTCTTGTCGTCGATCTTCAAGAGTTCCTTGAGACACCCTTTACCACCCATTTCCGGCATGATCAGATCGAGAATCACCAGAGAAATCCGGGAGCTTTCCTTCTTAAACACGTCTAAAGCTTCCAGCCCATTCTTGGCCGTCAAGACGGTGTACCCGCCTTTTCTCAGAATTCTGGCACCCAGATCCCTGACGAACTCTTCATCATCCACCAGAAGTATTGTTTCTGTTCCTAATGCAAGCACTTTATCGGTTTCTCCGGATGGAGATTCCTCGATTGCCTTGATAGCCGGAAAATAGACGCGAAAAGTGCTTCCGAGACCGATCTCACTCTCACACCTTATGTGACCTCCGTGCTGGTTAACGATACCATACACCATAGAAAGCCCCAATCCGGTGCCTCTTCCCAATTCCTTGGTGGTGTAAAATGGTTCAAAAATACGTTGAAGCGTCTCTCGACCCATGCCGTGTCCGGTATCGGAAACAGAAAGCAGGACATATTGACCCGGTTGTGTATTCGCATAGGTTCGACAATATTCCTCATCCAGGACAATGTTTTCGGTTTTCAATGTGAGAGTGCCTTTTTCTCCCATTGCGTCTCTCGCATTCACTGCGAGGTTCATGATGATCTGCTCGATTTGGCCCGGATCGGCATCCATCCTCATGAGGTCGCCTGCCAAATCGAGTTTAATGCCAATCATCTTTGGAATGGTACGCTGAAGAAGTTTCTTCACGGTTCGCACCTGGTTATTCAAATCCATTGGTATCGGTTTGGTTTCCACTTTTCTACCTAAAGTAAGCAGATTTCGAACAAGATCAGCGCCACTGGAAGCCGCATGATGAATCTTATGGAGATCGCTGTAATCCGAATCTTCTTTGGATTTTGCGGCAAGCATCAGTTCCGAAAAGCCCAGGACAACTTGCAGAATGTTGTTGAAATCGTGTGCCATGCCTCCTGCAAGAGTCCCTATGGCTTCCATTTTCTGAGCCTGCAAGAGCTGTCTCTGTAACGACACTTCTTTGGTAACATCTCTCTTGACTGCTACATAGTTTGTTATCTCGCCTGAATCGGCTTTTACAGGGGAAATCGATACGTCTTCTTCAAACAACGTCCCCTCTTTCCTCCTGTTGATGAGGTGGCCGGTCCAGGTCTTTCCATGAGTTATCGTATCCCACATATGCCTGTAGAATTCGTTGTCATGACGACCGCTCTTAAGAATTCGCGGGTTGTTCCCGACAACCTCTTGCAGCGAATACCCCGTGGTCCTTTCAAACGAGGGATTTACGTACACGATGGTACCCTGAGCATCGGTAATTTCGACAGTCTCTGCAGCTTGCTCGACTGCAGCGGCCAAGCGGCTGCGTGCCTCCTCCAGTATCTTCCGCTGAGTGATATCGCTGATTACGCCCACAGTAGCTCTGTATGTGCCGTCGACGTCTCGCAACGCGGATACGCTCACATCTGCCCAGAGGGTAGAACCATCCTTTCGCAGGAAGCGCTTTTCCAGGCGGTACCCTTCCGTCTTCCCTTGAATCATGGCTTCATGTAACATCTTGGATCTGACAATATCCTCGGGATGTGTCACATCAAATACGGTGAGACATTGAAGTTCTTCCGGAGCGTACCCCAAAAATTCGGACAAGGTGCTATTCACTTCAAGGAAGGTTCCTTGAGGGGCCACCAGGTCAATGCCGACGGAAGCAGTGTTGAACGTGGCACGGTATTTCTGCTCGCTTTCCAGAAGAGCTCTTTCAGCCTTCTTTCTCTGCGTTATGTCCTGAAACACGCAATGGCTGTGCCTGAATTTTCCATCTTCCGTCCAAACGATCCTGCCATCAACAGACACATCGATGATTGACTCGTCTCTGCACACCATTCGATATTCAACTCCGGAGATGTGTCCGGCACGTTTGAACTCGGGGAACATTTCTTCAAAATGGTCCCGTGAACAGGCATTCAGGAAATCGGAAAACCTTTTCCCGATAACTTCACTGCGGGTATATCCGAGTAACTGGAGCCACGTCATGTTGACCTGTAACAGATAGCCATCTTCATCCAGCGATTGGTACGCAACAGGTGCTTCCTCATACAAAAGACGAAATCTATTTTCGCTCTGGATTAGAGCATCTTCGGCCCGCTTGCGGTCAGTGATGTCTACGAATGTCACCACCACCTGCTCCAACTCGTTCTTCTCATTGATCGCAGGATAAGCATTGACCAAACCCCAGGCTCGATCGTTGCTTCCAGGTCGATCCATACCCACCACGCAGTTGGAAATGGGCTCCAATGTTGAAATGACTCGATTTACCGGGTACTCGTCAGG
The sequence above is a segment of the Desulfomonile tiedjei DSM 6799 genome. Coding sequences within it:
- a CDS encoding PAS domain S-box protein, giving the protein MSDTSPKQVATPGKKARALSLLSFQTRLIWFCVLPLVVLAMFLAVTYVYTLQTQRNEDAEHQARNVAMAIDQKIGSQMAAMQVLSSSPLLDDLQRFNEFYIVAQAFHRRFGSHIVLADTSMQMLLNTRLPLGTPLPRLPLPKGRAAAPVALETGNPAVGDVFFGPIAKEPLVAIAVPVIRNGATKLLLISVIQTSQFQERLEKVSLPSEWSLRLLDGTEEVMAHRSSPDTDNSSYSDSKRFVAKSSLTPWSVVLEIPADVYRAPLFLATFVLAAAILAVTLISISGGWRASRKLAASVRALVETRLRDVSELSIMEIEAVRRILAHTAEARELAESTLLESERRYRDLYENAPDMYVSVDATTSRVVGCNQTLSRMTGYSKEAIIGRPVLEIYHPDSREDACKAFQVFLAAGNVHNIELQLLRADGSTINVILNASAVCDENGAILISRSSLRDITDLKRAEEIILESEKNHRLLIENLDAGVVVHAPDTRILLCNRVASEMLGVSSEKMIGKTSSDEDWMYVREDGSPLPPDEYPVNRVISTLEPISNCVVGMDRPGSNDRAWGLVNAYPAINEKNELEQVVVTFVDITDRKRAEDALIQSENRFRLLYEEAPVAYQSLDEDGYLLQVNMTWLQLLGYTRSEVIGKRFSDFLNACSRDHFEEMFPEFKRAGHISGVEYRMVCRDESIIDVSVDGRIVWTEDGKFRHSHCVFQDITQRKKAERALLESEQKYRATFNTASVGIDLVAPQGTFLEVNSTLSEFLGYAPEELQCLTVFDVTHPEDIVRSKMLHEAMIQGKTEGYRLEKRFLRKDGSTLWADVSVSALRDVDGTYRATVGVISDITQRKILEEARSRLAAAVEQAAETVEITDAQGTIVYVNPSFERTTGYSLQEVVGNNPRILKSGRHDNEFYRHMWDTITHGKTWTGHLINRRKEGTLFEEDVSISPVKADSGEITNYVAVKRDVTKEVSLQRQLLQAQKMEAIGTLAGGMAHDFNNILQVVLGFSELMLAAKSKEDSDYSDLHKIHHAASSGADLVRNLLTLGRKVETKPIPMDLNNQVRTVKKLLQRTIPKMIGIKLDLAGDLMRMDADPGQIEQIIMNLAVNARDAMGEKGTLTLKTENIVLDEEYCRTYANTQPGQYVLLSVSDTGHGMGRETLQRIFEPFYTTKELGRGTGLGLSMVYGIVNQHGGHIRCESEIGLGSTFRVYFPAIKAIEESPSGETDKVLALGTETILLVDDEEFVRDLGARILRKGGYTVLTAKNGLEALDVFKKESSRISLVILDLIMPEMGGKGCLKELLKIDDKTGILVASGSSADSTIKECFELGARGFVAKPFRLRELLREVRKILDRSYTDLH